A genomic region of Exiguobacterium sp. Helios contains the following coding sequences:
- a CDS encoding ABC transporter permease, producing the protein MNDVLQKPTAKPDAPRTAPGKPLLRFLNDWGIVLAIVALILFFAMTAPNFLQGTNLVNILRSISIVTIIAIGLTVSLTVNGFDLSVGSTATFASSLVVSFFVWYSLPLGVSIGLALVIALAVALVNILLIVKFKIPDLFATLATMFIFEGVAMTYTGGGSISAGMPRLDGTPTVGLIPESFLKISQAPWIILIMLVVVAVTHVFLNHTRHGRFLYIIGGNPEAAHLTGIRVNRYRALAYLIAGLLAAVGGILLASQVGSSQINAGSGYLMPAVAAAFIGSSFAGQGKPNALGTLVGACLVGILENGLVMLSVPYYSLNIIKGAVLALALASTYYRFKKN; encoded by the coding sequence ATGAATGATGTATTGCAAAAACCGACGGCAAAGCCGGACGCACCACGAACCGCACCGGGAAAACCGTTATTACGCTTTTTGAACGACTGGGGCATCGTCCTCGCGATTGTTGCACTTATTCTGTTCTTTGCCATGACGGCGCCGAATTTCTTACAAGGGACGAACCTGGTCAATATTTTACGAAGCATCTCGATTGTGACCATCATCGCCATCGGATTAACGGTTTCGTTGACGGTCAACGGCTTTGACTTGTCCGTCGGTTCAACCGCAACCTTTGCCAGCTCGCTCGTCGTCTCTTTTTTTGTCTGGTACAGCCTGCCGCTCGGCGTCTCGATTGGTCTGGCCCTCGTAATTGCCTTGGCGGTCGCACTCGTCAACATTTTGTTGATTGTGAAGTTTAAGATTCCGGATCTGTTCGCCACACTTGCGACGATGTTCATTTTTGAAGGCGTCGCGATGACCTATACCGGTGGCGGATCAATCAGTGCCGGGATGCCCCGTCTCGACGGAACACCGACGGTCGGATTGATTCCGGAGTCGTTTTTAAAAATCAGTCAGGCGCCTTGGATCATTCTGATCATGCTTGTCGTCGTCGCCGTGACGCATGTCTTTTTGAACCATACCCGGCATGGACGTTTTTTGTACATCATCGGCGGAAATCCGGAAGCGGCCCATCTGACCGGAATCCGGGTCAACCGGTACCGGGCACTCGCTTATCTGATTGCCGGATTACTGGCGGCTGTCGGCGGGATCTTGCTGGCGTCGCAAGTCGGTTCCTCCCAAATCAATGCCGGATCCGGTTATTTGATGCCGGCTGTTGCAGCAGCGTTCATCGGTTCTTCATTTGCCGGACAAGGGAAGCCGAATGCGCTCGGGACACTGGTCGGTGCTTGTCTCGTCGGAATTCTTGAGAACGGGCTCGTCATGTTGTCGGTACCGTATTATTCACTGAACATCATCAAAGGTGCCGTTTTGGCGCTTGCCTTGGCTTCGACCTATTACCGTTTCAAAAAAAATTAA
- a CDS encoding MoxR family ATPase encodes MRTYTKEIQAIIDNVEKVIIGKENVITQSLAALLAGGHVLLEDVPGVGKTMLVRAFSRSIGLTFKRVQFTPDLLPSDLTGVSMYNQKTSQFEYRPGPLMGNIVLADEINRTSPKTQSALLEGMAEANVTVDGEIHTLPNPFFVMATQNPIEHEGTYPLPEAQLDRFLIKVKMGYPDFQQEMKLLTRFERDEPIETLESVITRDELLRMKEAVKDVHVSQPVKKYIVQLVQATRTHASLYLGASPRSSIALMKVAQAWAYMEGRSFVLPDDVKELLTPVLSHRLILTADARYHGQTAERILEQVKKEVTVPIQQDVDSL; translated from the coding sequence ATGCGAACATATACGAAGGAGATTCAAGCGATCATCGACAACGTAGAAAAAGTAATCATCGGAAAAGAAAACGTGATTACACAATCTTTAGCAGCATTACTTGCCGGAGGTCACGTGTTACTCGAAGACGTACCGGGTGTCGGAAAGACGATGCTCGTTCGCGCATTCAGCCGTTCGATTGGTTTGACATTTAAACGTGTCCAATTCACACCTGATCTGCTGCCGTCCGATTTGACGGGGGTTTCGATGTATAACCAAAAGACGAGTCAGTTTGAATACCGGCCGGGTCCTTTGATGGGAAACATTGTCCTGGCAGATGAAATCAACCGGACCTCACCAAAAACACAATCTGCATTGCTCGAAGGGATGGCGGAAGCGAATGTCACGGTGGATGGAGAAATTCACACGCTTCCTAATCCCTTTTTTGTCATGGCGACTCAAAATCCGATTGAACATGAAGGGACGTATCCGCTTCCGGAAGCCCAACTCGACCGGTTTTTGATTAAGGTCAAGATGGGTTATCCCGACTTTCAACAAGAAATGAAGCTATTGACGCGGTTCGAACGGGATGAACCAATCGAGACGCTCGAGTCCGTCATCACACGTGACGAATTGTTACGGATGAAAGAGGCGGTGAAGGACGTTCATGTCTCTCAACCGGTTAAAAAATATATCGTTCAACTGGTCCAGGCGACACGGACGCATGCATCCCTTTATCTCGGAGCCAGTCCGCGGTCTTCGATCGCCCTGATGAAAGTGGCACAAGCCTGGGCGTACATGGAAGGACGGTCATTCGTCTTACCGGATGACGTCAAGGAGCTGTTGACGCCTGTGCTCTCGCATCGCCTGATTTTAACAGCGGACGCACGCTATCACGGACAGACGGCAGAACGAATTCTCGAACAAGTGAAAAAAGAAGTCACCGTGCCGATTCAGCAGGATGTGGATTCCTTATGA
- a CDS encoding DUF58 domain-containing protein: protein MTRWQIGWRYAVLLITLTALWVYARIDGGNVASLLVYVMAGLTLYWTLFLIWPVTQALATREVSNKMLIAGTDIPVSLQVRRKFPFLVGAVDVTEAVPDALSEEPLNIRHPLRAHYRKVEHIDYLIPSIRRGLYQIPGCVLEIRDPFGLFMRKKLYPVETYLAVEPARLAVQLPHEDDRGDGGISPVSLDLRQSSFTVVGVREYVSGDRMNQIDWKSTAKRQGLMTKTFEREQERETTIVFDEGTVSDENFEKSISMLAAATDQLNKRHLNYRIHLVGHGVQSLSLPLEGAKLTHYLMTAQPSRTRSFIESWEYSSKALRLSGNVLFITPDLESNNEMWISKVRQEASVHVYTPERRTTG from the coding sequence ATGACGAGATGGCAAATCGGTTGGCGTTACGCCGTCTTGCTGATCACACTCACCGCGTTATGGGTCTATGCCCGGATTGACGGCGGGAATGTCGCATCGCTGTTGGTTTATGTCATGGCAGGATTGACCTTGTACTGGACACTGTTTTTGATTTGGCCCGTCACGCAAGCGTTGGCGACGCGGGAAGTCTCCAATAAGATGTTGATTGCCGGAACCGATATACCGGTCTCGCTTCAAGTACGACGGAAGTTTCCGTTCCTTGTCGGGGCCGTCGACGTGACGGAAGCCGTTCCGGATGCACTCAGTGAAGAACCGCTGAATATCCGGCATCCGCTGCGGGCACATTACCGGAAAGTCGAACACATTGATTATTTGATTCCATCGATCCGTCGTGGACTGTATCAAATTCCCGGTTGTGTACTGGAAATACGCGATCCGTTCGGCTTGTTCATGCGGAAAAAGCTCTATCCGGTCGAAACATATCTGGCAGTCGAACCTGCCCGGTTGGCGGTTCAACTGCCGCACGAAGATGACCGTGGCGACGGCGGGATTTCTCCCGTTTCACTCGATCTCCGGCAATCGTCCTTTACGGTCGTCGGTGTCCGCGAATACGTCAGCGGGGACCGGATGAATCAGATTGACTGGAAATCGACCGCGAAACGGCAGGGATTGATGACGAAAACGTTTGAACGGGAACAGGAACGCGAGACGACGATTGTATTTGACGAAGGAACGGTCAGTGATGAGAACTTTGAAAAAAGTATTTCCATGCTGGCTGCCGCGACGGATCAACTGAACAAACGTCATCTGAATTACCGGATTCACCTCGTCGGGCACGGTGTGCAGTCCTTATCGTTGCCGCTTGAAGGCGCGAAGTTGACCCACTATCTGATGACGGCGCAACCGAGCCGGACCCGGTCATTCATCGAATCCTGGGAATACTCTTCGAAAGCGTTACGACTGAGCGGAAATGTCCTGTTCATCACACCGGATCTCGAATCCAACAATGAAATGTGGATTTCGAAAGTCCGGCAGGAAGCAAGCGTTCATGTCTACACACCAGAGAGGAGGACGACCGGATGA
- a CDS encoding transglutaminaseTgpA domain-containing protein, with translation MIRRLIWNLLAGLLFASFMPPLLELTTFESVIPFLPLLLTPLLLSHLRRSWFLLGSLLALLVSFYFILIPGEAPWNLFREIAGDINRVINGELPGRPAFAFSIGLISFLIGYLARRTFPNRGFVFGLALGVIGFIAYCDTWTDYSGEQFIIYPIVLALFLLYATEVSERPTASYVRPLSALLIIGATVVAAVQSPVITATWQDSWYDWTDGFESEGTSSSRIQKVGYGNNDEQLGGPFQMDDREVFQVESEGSRYWRVETKDVYTGKGWVLSKSEPEIDSRGFFSHFGDDVKTREERATFELSRELPFVPYNGDNVRLSVDKQRQNLLIDPENQKVSYLDDAERQQNYQIQYTYPLFTEELLQTDEPITLSEVEQDRYLQLPDTLPNRVRDLAEEIVADEDSPWDKAKAIESYFEQENFEYNTEEVAVPEENQDYVDQFLFETKLGYCDNFSTSATVLLRAAGLPARWVKGFTGGESDVIGAAVTSYTVRNKNAHSWVEVYIEGPGWVPLEPTVSFDGAGQYTIDQETNNETEQANPQRDTETDTETATPERPQENLLDEEQTTTAAQTEQQSFPIWPVVGVIVGLVFLYLFRKPLTRTAAILFFRNQLHSPEGFKRMYRFLLRRLDKQGFHYKDGRTLTELAHEVDGYYETYAMRPLTDAYERMVYGGESLSVDKKREYFENIIRRIEG, from the coding sequence ATGATACGACGACTGATTTGGAATCTGCTTGCAGGATTACTGTTTGCGAGCTTCATGCCGCCGTTACTCGAACTGACGACATTTGAGAGTGTCATTCCGTTCTTGCCGCTCCTGTTGACCCCCCTCCTGTTGTCGCATCTGCGGCGCAGCTGGTTTTTACTCGGCAGTCTGCTTGCGTTACTCGTTTCGTTTTACTTTATTTTGATTCCCGGAGAAGCACCGTGGAACTTGTTCCGTGAAATCGCGGGCGACATCAACCGTGTCATCAACGGAGAGTTACCGGGACGTCCGGCATTTGCCTTCTCGATTGGACTGATCAGTTTTTTGATCGGCTATTTGGCGCGGCGGACGTTTCCGAACCGAGGCTTTGTTTTCGGGCTGGCGCTCGGCGTCATCGGCTTCATTGCCTACTGCGACACATGGACGGATTACTCGGGAGAACAGTTCATCATCTATCCGATCGTCCTGGCACTGTTTCTGTTGTATGCGACAGAAGTCAGCGAACGTCCGACGGCGTCTTACGTCCGTCCGCTCAGTGCGTTGCTTATCATCGGAGCGACAGTGGTTGCTGCTGTTCAAAGCCCGGTCATTACGGCGACGTGGCAGGATAGCTGGTATGACTGGACCGATGGTTTCGAGAGTGAGGGCACATCGTCGAGCCGGATTCAAAAAGTTGGCTACGGCAACAACGACGAGCAGCTCGGCGGTCCGTTCCAGATGGACGACCGGGAAGTCTTTCAGGTCGAAAGTGAAGGCAGCCGTTACTGGCGTGTCGAGACAAAAGACGTCTATACCGGAAAAGGCTGGGTCCTGTCGAAATCAGAACCGGAAATCGATTCGCGGGGATTTTTCTCGCACTTCGGAGATGATGTCAAGACACGGGAAGAACGGGCGACATTTGAACTGTCACGGGAGCTGCCGTTTGTGCCGTATAACGGGGACAATGTCCGTTTGAGTGTAGATAAGCAACGGCAAAATCTGTTGATTGATCCGGAAAATCAAAAGGTCTCGTACCTGGATGATGCGGAACGCCAGCAAAATTATCAGATTCAATACACGTATCCGTTGTTTACGGAAGAATTGCTCCAGACGGATGAGCCGATTACATTGTCGGAGGTGGAGCAGGACCGGTATTTACAGTTACCGGATACGTTACCGAATCGTGTCCGAGATCTCGCGGAAGAGATCGTCGCGGACGAAGACAGTCCGTGGGACAAAGCGAAGGCGATCGAAAGTTATTTTGAGCAGGAAAACTTCGAATACAATACGGAAGAAGTCGCCGTACCGGAAGAAAATCAGGATTATGTCGATCAATTTTTATTTGAGACGAAACTCGGCTACTGTGATAATTTTTCGACGTCCGCGACCGTGTTATTACGCGCTGCCGGTTTGCCGGCCCGCTGGGTAAAAGGATTTACGGGCGGCGAATCGGATGTCATCGGGGCAGCCGTGACGAGTTATACGGTCCGCAATAAAAATGCCCACTCGTGGGTCGAAGTCTATATCGAAGGACCGGGTTGGGTACCGCTCGAACCGACCGTCAGTTTTGACGGAGCCGGACAATATACGATTGATCAGGAAACGAATAATGAGACCGAACAAGCGAATCCGCAACGCGATACGGAGACCGATACGGAAACCGCAACACCGGAACGTCCGCAGGAGAATCTGCTGGATGAAGAACAAACGACGACAGCAGCGCAGACCGAACAACAATCGTTTCCGATTTGGCCGGTTGTCGGTGTAATCGTCGGACTGGTATTCTTGTATCTGTTCCGGAAACCGTTGACCCGGACCGCGGCGATTTTATTTTTCCGCAACCAGCTTCATAGTCCGGAAGGATTCAAGCGGATGTACCGTTTCTTATTGCGCCGTCTCGACAAACAAGGCTTCCACTACAAGGACGGCCGGACACTGACGGAACTTGCGCATGAGGTTGACGGATATTACGAAACGTATGCGATGCGTCCGTTGACGGATGCCTATGAACGGATGGTCTACGGAGGCGAATCGTTATCGGTTGATAAAAAACGTGAATATTTCGAAAATATCATTCGACGGATAGAGGGTTGA
- the guaA gene encoding glutamine-hydrolyzing GMP synthase: MILVLDFGGQYNQLITRRIRDLGVYSELHSHKITAAEVKDIAPAGIIFSGGPRSVYAEDAYRCDPEIFDLGIPIFGICYGMQLMSQHFGGTVERAGHREYGKATLTLNDPSPMYANLPLEQTVWMSHSDLVTSVPNGFVVDGTNVSCPIASIKNEELKMYGVQYHPEVNHTMFGKELLKNFLFEVCQCTGDWSMENFIEIEIAKIKEEVGDKKVLCALSGGVDSSVVAALIHAAIGDQLTCMFVDHGLLRKGEAESVMKTFADHFHMNVIKIDAQDRFLNKLKGISDPEQKRKIIGNEFVYVFDEEASKLTDMDFLAQGTLYTDIIESGTDTAQTIKSHHNVGGLPEDMQFKLIEPINTLFKDEVRELGKELGLSDEIVWRQPFPGPGLGIRVLGEITDEKLEIVRESDFILRDEIKKAGLEREIWQYFTVLPPLRSVGVMGDERTYDYAVGIRAVTSIDGMTSDWARIPWDVLEKISVRIVNEVQNVNRVLYDVTSKPPSTIEWE, translated from the coding sequence ATGATCCTCGTCCTCGACTTTGGAGGTCAGTACAATCAATTGATCACACGCCGCATTCGTGATCTCGGAGTTTACAGTGAACTGCATTCGCATAAGATCACTGCAGCGGAAGTAAAAGACATCGCACCAGCCGGTATCATCTTCTCCGGTGGACCACGGAGTGTCTACGCAGAAGACGCGTACCGCTGTGATCCAGAAATCTTTGACCTCGGCATTCCGATTTTTGGAATTTGTTACGGTATGCAATTGATGTCGCAACACTTTGGTGGAACGGTTGAACGCGCCGGACACCGCGAGTACGGAAAAGCGACGTTGACACTCAACGATCCATCGCCGATGTATGCGAACCTCCCGCTCGAACAGACGGTTTGGATGAGCCACAGTGACCTCGTCACATCGGTACCAAACGGTTTCGTCGTCGATGGAACAAATGTCTCGTGCCCAATTGCTTCAATCAAAAACGAAGAGCTGAAGATGTACGGCGTCCAGTATCATCCGGAAGTCAACCATACGATGTTCGGTAAAGAACTCTTGAAAAACTTCCTCTTCGAAGTCTGTCAGTGTACGGGCGACTGGTCGATGGAAAACTTCATCGAAATCGAAATCGCAAAAATTAAAGAAGAAGTCGGCGATAAAAAGGTCCTTTGCGCCCTTTCAGGCGGTGTTGATTCATCCGTCGTCGCGGCACTCATTCACGCAGCAATCGGTGACCAGTTGACATGTATGTTCGTCGACCACGGTCTCTTGCGAAAAGGGGAAGCCGAAAGTGTCATGAAGACATTTGCGGATCACTTCCACATGAACGTCATCAAGATTGACGCGCAGGACCGCTTCCTCAACAAGTTAAAAGGGATCTCGGATCCGGAGCAAAAACGAAAAATCATCGGGAACGAATTCGTTTATGTATTCGACGAAGAAGCGTCGAAGCTGACGGATATGGACTTCCTGGCTCAAGGAACGCTTTATACGGATATCATCGAAAGCGGAACAGATACGGCCCAAACGATTAAATCACACCACAACGTTGGTGGATTGCCGGAAGACATGCAGTTCAAGTTGATCGAACCGATCAACACGCTGTTCAAGGACGAAGTCCGCGAACTCGGAAAAGAACTCGGTTTGTCGGACGAAATCGTCTGGCGTCAGCCGTTCCCGGGACCAGGTCTCGGGATCCGTGTCCTCGGTGAAATCACAGACGAGAAACTTGAAATCGTCCGCGAATCCGATTTCATCCTCCGTGATGAAATCAAAAAAGCCGGTCTCGAACGCGAAATTTGGCAGTACTTCACGGTCTTGCCGCCGCTTCGTTCAGTCGGTGTCATGGGCGACGAGCGGACATACGACTATGCCGTCGGAATCCGTGCCGTTACGTCAATCGACGGTATGACATCGGACTGGGCACGCATCCCGTGGGACGTGCTCGAGAAGATTTCAGTCCGGATCGTCAACGAAGTACAGAACGTTAACCGTGTCCTGTACGATGTGACGTCGAAACCACCTTCAACGATTGAGTGGGAGTAA
- a CDS encoding YsnF/AvaK domain-containing protein encodes MSRKENTFIDVFNTQAEVLSKVNELKAQGYNESDMYVVAQDKDSFSMLKDQTDVHVDTTGEEQHQGFMGKFMAAFSEDSSAGAFSGMGLDRTESEEYRRQVQNGKLVLYVDSEYGDSYEKHNQSYGVASDMNGDQGYGTTSGVDRNQDYDNSSKTDRTSAIAPDAGTEEERLRLHEERLNVDKERVQTGEVNVSKRVVEDQQSIEVPVEREEVYVERRPVNESETRTDAFVDENDSIHVPLSEERVVVSKQDVVTEEIVVGKRKVQDTETVSETVRREEADIDDSVSTTNNLDRDNDLDRDNRLDRDNDLDRNNGLNRDDRR; translated from the coding sequence ATGAGTAGAAAAGAAAATACATTTATCGACGTGTTTAATACCCAAGCGGAAGTATTAAGTAAAGTGAATGAATTAAAGGCACAGGGTTACAATGAAAGCGATATGTATGTTGTCGCACAAGATAAAGATTCGTTTTCTATGTTAAAAGACCAGACAGACGTCCATGTGGATACTACAGGTGAAGAGCAGCATCAAGGGTTCATGGGGAAATTTATGGCCGCCTTCTCTGAAGATTCTTCTGCGGGAGCATTCAGTGGTATGGGATTGGATCGTACTGAATCGGAAGAGTACCGCCGTCAAGTACAAAACGGCAAATTAGTATTGTATGTAGACAGTGAGTATGGGGATTCTTACGAAAAACACAATCAAAGTTATGGTGTTGCTTCAGATATGAACGGGGATCAAGGATACGGTACGACTTCCGGAGTGGACCGGAATCAGGATTATGATAACTCTTCAAAAACGGATCGGACATCTGCTATTGCACCAGATGCTGGAACAGAGGAAGAACGTCTTCGCTTGCATGAAGAACGTTTGAACGTTGATAAAGAAAGAGTTCAAACTGGAGAAGTAAATGTTAGCAAACGTGTTGTCGAAGATCAACAATCCATCGAAGTACCTGTTGAACGCGAAGAAGTATATGTGGAACGTCGCCCGGTCAACGAGAGCGAAACAAGAACAGATGCTTTTGTAGATGAAAATGATTCGATTCATGTTCCACTTTCTGAAGAACGCGTTGTCGTTTCAAAACAAGATGTTGTTACTGAAGAAATTGTCGTCGGGAAACGGAAAGTTCAGGATACGGAAACCGTCTCAGAAACAGTTCGCCGTGAAGAAGCAGATATTGATGATAGTGTGAGTACTACTAATAACCTGGACCGAGACAACGATCTTGATCGGGATAACAGACTTGACCGAGATAATGATCTTGATCGAAACAACGGACTTAATCGAGATGACAGAAGATAA
- a CDS encoding NCS2 family permease, with the protein MSTQMKPQQPKQKENAIARYFDFNGLGTNMRTEFIAGMTTFFAMAYILFVNPNTLAEAGMDAGAVFGATALVAIIGSVTMGLLANYPIALAPGMGLNAFFAYSVVIGMGIPWQTALSGVLVSGLVFMVLTASGIRETIINAIPEPLKMAVAAGIGLFIAFIGLKTGGIVVANEATLVSLGNLGQGTTLLAVFGLVISAILMTRGIKGAIFFGMIITAIAGMIFGLIPVPSGLGEIVSAPPSIAPTFGQAFLHFDEIFTVQMAVVILTFFFVDFFDTAGTLVAVANQAGLIKENKVPRAGRALIADSTATVAGSILGTSTTVSYIESSAGVAAGGRSGMTAIVTGLFFGLALFFSPLLAVITAPVTAPALIIVGVLMASSLLQIDWKKFEYAVPAFLTVIMMPLTYSIATGIAFGFLFYPITMIAKGRAKEVHPIMYAMSLGFLAYFIWLH; encoded by the coding sequence ATGAGCACACAGATGAAACCGCAACAACCAAAACAAAAGGAGAATGCGATTGCGCGTTACTTCGATTTTAATGGACTCGGTACGAATATGCGGACAGAGTTCATCGCCGGTATGACGACGTTCTTCGCGATGGCCTACATCTTGTTCGTCAATCCGAACACACTCGCAGAAGCGGGAATGGATGCGGGAGCGGTCTTCGGTGCAACAGCACTTGTTGCCATCATCGGTTCGGTTACGATGGGCTTACTCGCCAATTACCCAATCGCTCTGGCACCAGGTATGGGATTGAATGCGTTCTTCGCTTACAGTGTCGTCATCGGAATGGGGATCCCATGGCAAACGGCTTTATCCGGTGTTTTAGTATCCGGTCTGGTCTTCATGGTGTTAACAGCGTCTGGTATTCGGGAAACAATCATCAATGCGATTCCAGAACCGCTTAAAATGGCAGTAGCTGCCGGAATCGGTTTATTCATTGCTTTCATCGGCTTAAAAACGGGCGGTATCGTCGTCGCCAATGAAGCAACACTCGTGTCACTTGGTAACCTGGGGCAGGGGACGACATTACTTGCTGTCTTCGGTTTAGTCATCTCAGCTATTTTGATGACACGCGGAATTAAAGGGGCGATCTTCTTCGGAATGATCATCACAGCCATTGCCGGTATGATCTTTGGTTTAATTCCGGTCCCGTCAGGTCTCGGTGAAATCGTCTCAGCACCACCAAGTATCGCACCGACATTCGGTCAAGCATTCTTACACTTTGACGAAATCTTCACAGTCCAGATGGCAGTCGTCATCCTGACATTCTTCTTCGTTGATTTCTTCGATACAGCCGGAACACTTGTTGCGGTCGCAAACCAGGCAGGATTGATTAAAGAAAATAAAGTCCCGCGTGCCGGCCGCGCCTTGATTGCAGATTCGACGGCAACGGTCGCGGGTTCAATTCTCGGAACGTCGACTACGGTCTCTTACATTGAATCAAGTGCGGGTGTCGCAGCAGGCGGTCGTTCAGGAATGACGGCGATTGTTACCGGTTTATTCTTCGGACTTGCATTGTTCTTCTCGCCACTCCTCGCAGTTATCACAGCACCGGTGACAGCACCGGCATTAATCATCGTTGGTGTATTGATGGCTTCATCTCTTCTCCAGATTGACTGGAAGAAGTTCGAGTACGCGGTTCCGGCCTTCTTGACGGTCATCATGATGCCGCTTACGTATTCCATTGCAACCGGAATCGCTTTCGGATTCTTGTTCTATCCGATTACGATGATTGCAAAAGGTCGCGCGAAGGAAGTCCATCCGATCATGTACGCGATGTCACTCGGATTCCTTGCTTACTTCATCTGGTTACACTGA
- a CDS encoding proline dehydrogenase family protein — protein sequence MIEKITGPVFEYLAEHKGLIETARKVGLPLGGTFFVGGQRTEETIETVRTLNQDGRAVTVDCLGEFIETEQDAIGIADECIKVIHRISEEKLNAQVSLKLTSVGLRLNPKIAVAQMTRILETAETFDLRVTINMEEEAVCESIIQVFEQLHRRFSNVGIALQANLYRTRFDLERLHSTVRVVKGAYTGPEDIYIERKETVDATYLQLVKQNLLQGCYTQVATHDEDMIQEVIRFVHRQGIGFDQFEFQMLQGMRPKRQQELAAEGYRVVIYVPHGVDWYTYLMKRLAERPANIGFTAMSMLRL from the coding sequence ATGATTGAAAAAATTACAGGTCCTGTCTTTGAATACTTGGCGGAGCATAAAGGGTTGATTGAAACGGCGCGGAAGGTGGGGCTGCCGTTAGGGGGAACATTTTTTGTCGGTGGACAACGGACGGAAGAAACCATCGAGACGGTTCGAACCTTAAATCAGGACGGACGAGCAGTCACAGTGGACTGTCTCGGTGAATTCATCGAAACGGAACAAGATGCAATCGGGATTGCTGATGAATGCATCAAAGTCATTCATCGGATTTCGGAAGAAAAGTTGAATGCGCAAGTCTCATTGAAACTGACTTCAGTCGGATTAAGGTTAAATCCGAAAATTGCAGTTGCGCAGATGACACGGATTTTGGAAACAGCAGAAACGTTTGATTTGCGTGTCACGATTAATATGGAAGAAGAAGCCGTATGTGAAAGCATCATTCAAGTTTTTGAACAATTGCATCGTCGTTTTTCAAATGTCGGAATCGCTTTGCAAGCCAATCTATACCGAACGCGTTTTGATCTTGAACGATTGCATTCGACGGTTCGTGTCGTCAAGGGTGCCTATACGGGTCCGGAAGACATTTATATCGAGCGGAAAGAAACGGTGGATGCGACGTATTTACAACTCGTGAAACAAAATCTTTTGCAAGGCTGTTATACGCAAGTCGCGACACATGACGAAGATATGATTCAAGAAGTCATTCGATTCGTCCACCGACAGGGAATTGGATTCGATCAATTTGAATTCCAGATGCTGCAAGGGATGCGGCCGAAGCGGCAACAGGAATTAGCAGCTGAAGGATATCGTGTCGTCATTTATGTCCCTCATGGTGTCGACTGGTATACGTATCTGATGAAACGTTTGGCGGAACGACCGGCCAACATCGGCTTCACGGCAATGAGCATGTTAAGACTCTAA
- a CDS encoding NETI motif-containing protein: MAKKQKMRVAVEENETISDCLDRIDAMGYRPTVRREEPIFGLDANDEPYPIRQQIIFDCKPKLEAENV, translated from the coding sequence ATGGCAAAAAAACAAAAAATGCGCGTTGCCGTAGAAGAAAATGAAACGATCAGTGATTGTCTGGATCGGATCGATGCCATGGGTTATCGTCCGACCGTCCGACGGGAAGAACCGATTTTTGGACTGGATGCGAATGATGAACCGTATCCCATCCGTCAGCAAATCATTTTTGACTGCAAACCGAAGCTCGAAGCTGAGAATGTCTGA
- the purE gene encoding 5-(carboxyamino)imidazole ribonucleotide mutase: MSKVEIGVIMGSQSDWVTMQKTCDVLDQLDIGYEKKVVSAHRTPDLMFRYAESARERGLKVIIAGAGGAAHLPGMVAAKTTLPVIGVPIQSKALQGIDSLLSIVQMPGGVPVATVAIGDAGAKNAGLLAAQILGTVDERIARALDHMRVELEGDVIASEVHLT; this comes from the coding sequence ATGAGTAAGGTAGAAATCGGAGTCATCATGGGCAGCCAATCGGATTGGGTGACCATGCAGAAAACGTGTGATGTACTGGATCAATTGGACATTGGTTATGAAAAGAAAGTTGTATCGGCACACCGGACACCTGACTTAATGTTTCGATATGCCGAGTCAGCCCGGGAACGAGGGCTCAAGGTCATCATTGCCGGGGCAGGCGGAGCCGCTCATCTTCCGGGAATGGTTGCTGCGAAGACGACATTACCGGTAATCGGTGTCCCAATTCAAAGCAAAGCACTTCAAGGCATCGATTCCTTACTCTCCATTGTCCAAATGCCCGGTGGTGTTCCAGTCGCGACAGTTGCAATCGGTGACGCCGGAGCCAAAAATGCGGGTTTACTTGCTGCTCAGATTCTTGGAACGGTTGACGAACGGATTGCCCGAGCTCTTGATCATATGCGTGTCGAACTGGAAGGAGACGTCATCGCTTCCGAGGTGCATCTGACATGA